ACATCAGCGCCTCGAGTGCAGCATCCTCTCGTCCCTCCCGGTACGCTTTCATCCGCTCGTCGGTGGCTAAAGCTTGTGCGGAACGCACACGCTCTGGACGGCCAAGCTGAAGCTTCACGCGTCTGAACAAGGCTTGATGGTCCTCGATATGCCGTGAGCGCAATTCTGTAAATCCATGCCGCATCGCGTCCTGGAGTCTCCCCCTGCATATACTGGACGGATCGGTTCCTTCAGAACCCGGAGATCGATCGAAGCCTTCAAAATTCGTGGCAGCCGCAATCAGCAGCGTGACCGAGCCTGCGCCGTTAATACGTATACCGCTGTTATCCACCGTAACCTGCCCGGTGTCCGTCAAGGCCAGCAGCCTCATTTCATACCGTATGCCAATCCCGTCTTCATAGAGCACCGACCCGGGGTGATCACCTCTGTAATTCTCAGCAATATGGGTGGGGGCTTGTCCATACAACACCAATGCTCCGTCTTCTGCACTACGGGTACCATGCTGCAGCGGTGAACGAAGCCCGATCTCTAATTGGATGGTTCCGCCGTTCGTGCTTGTATAACGGATAACCGCGACCTGATCAGGCGCACTGATGAACATTTCCCTGCTGAAGCGATCATCGGGACCGCCGGTTCGAAAGTGAGTGGATGCAATCCCTGTATCCAGATCCAGTGCTCGCCTGTAGTCCGTCCAGTGATCCCCTATTCCCGACTGTCGGATGACCAGGTCTCCTAAGGGCAAGAAGGACTCCGTGCTTCTGCCAACCATCTTGCCCTCAATCAACTGCTCGGCTTCGGCAAACTTCCCGGACGCAATCAGCTCTCTTGCCGCTGCCAAATGCCGGAGAGCCTCGTAATTATTCGTGTCCCGGGGAAATCCGGACCAAAGTGTATCTTCATTCCATTGAATGCGTTCTTCCTGAACGCCTCCGAATACCATAGCCCCAAGTCGGCCGTTTCCGAGCGGAAGCGCTTCTTCCCACCTGTCCGCGGGCTTCCGATACCACAAGGTTGTGTTCTTATTCTCAGCTGAATTCAGTGTAATCCCCCCTTATTCCAATTGATAAAGGTCTTCTCGATGAACCTCTCATATCCTTCATCCGCTGCTGTATTTCTTCTGTTAAATAACGGCACAATCGCTATAACAGTGACCCTTTCATGTAGCGGCAAAAGGGGCCGCATATTGCCGGCCCCTTCTATTCACCTATACCTTAATCATTCCAGAGTTCGACGCGGTCGCGTACCAATTGGGTGTATTCCTGCTCCATCTTCTCGGCGCCGGCATCATTCAGCTCTTTGATGAACTGTTCATACAGCGCATCAAATTTCGCCGGATCGGCAAGAATGATTTCCGGAATCCGTTTACGGGTAATCTCTTCCACCTTTTTGTACGTGATATTGATATTGGAGTCGCTCGGTACTGGAATGTTGTAAGCAACGCCCCATGGCTTCACTCCAAATTCCTCTTGTTTCGGCCACAGATCTTTCCACATTTCCGCGCCGTATGCCTTCAGTGTTTCCTTCGCGGATGGCGTATAGTTCTCTATGATCGTCTCCGGGAAATTCGTCGTATAGTAGTTATCCGTCGAATCCTTCACGCCGTCTCCGTAACGCGGGAACATGGCGTTGTACAAGCCGATTCCTGTTTCCTTAGTGAAGTTGGCGTTGTCATAGGTTTTGCGCTCTTGGACATCTTCCGGAATGACGCGCTTGCCGTCCACAACGTTGTAATGCTCGCCCTCTATTCCCCAATTCATCAAAACTTGCCCTTCTTCGGAAGCCAGATAATCCAGGAACTTGATGATTCGAACTGGATCCTTCGCGGACGTCGTAATGCCCACACCCCATCCGGCGACGTAACCCGCGTCTTGGAACGTTGCATCCTTAGTCGACTCATCCAGCTGGATCGGGAATCTCGCATAGGTGCGGTTTTCCTTGCCGGAAGATCTCAGTGCGTTTGTTGCATTGCCGAAGCCCCATTCCTGATCGATGACGCCAAGAACACGGCCAGAAGAGATTTTAGCTTCGTATTGGTCCGTTTTCTGTACGAACGTTTCCTTATCCAGAAGACCCGCATCGTTCATATGGTTCAACCAGCGGAAATATTCTTTCTCTTCCGGGCGCTTGTAGTGCAGCTTAGCCTCGACCGTCCCCTGGTCGATATAATACTCGCCGTCATCCGATGCGCCTGTCGCGATAAACGCCGGGTTCGTTACCGAGATCATGATTCTCCATCCGTCCGCATTCAGCGTCAGCGGAATCGTCGGCTGGCCGTCAATGGTCGGGTGTTTCTCGGCATAGTCTTTCAGCGCTTTCTCGTAATCCCTCACCGTCTTCAGTTCAGGGTATCCGAGTTCTTTCAGCACTTCATGCTGGATCTGAAACGTGCCGCCGGCATCGAGCGCCTGATGGTCCACCGCTGCAAGCGTCGGGAGGACATAGATGGCCTCATCATCGTTACTCCATTTCAGACGGCTCATGTATTCTCCATACACCTTCTTGATGTTCGGTGCATGCTCTTCGATCAGATCCGTCAGATCAATAAATGCTCCGGAATCCACAAACAGATTGGCGTCACCCTTCGCAAATACCAAGTCCGGATATTCCCCGCTCGCTACCATCAGCGGGAGCTTCTGATTGGAGCCGTCTACCGCGTATTCGGCCTGGATTGTAATGCCGGTTTTCTCGGTCAGCTTCTTGCCGACCGCATCCTGCATGTTGGCCCAGTTCGCATTGGAATCCGCGCTGTAATACGTCATGGTCATCGGCCCCAGCTTCTCTTCCTGCTGTGTATCGTTGCCGCCATTGCCCTCTTCACCGCCGTTTGCGCTATTGTTACTGTCGCCGTTGCCGCACGCTGCAAGAACGAATGTGGCCATCATCATGATCGCGAGCAGCAGCGACAATCTCTTCTTATGATTCATTGCTATACCCCCTAAATCGATTTTTAATCATCTATCGTATAACAGGTCATAATGCCTGCTGATACCGTACATGCGCTTAGCTTTTTACTGCTCCAAGCGTCATCCCCTTCACAAAATACCGCTGCAGGAACGGATAGACGAGCAATATGGGAACCGTAACCACAATCGTAATCGCCATTTTGATCGATTCCGGCGACACCTGCTTCACGATTTCGGCCATATTCTGCCCGGACATCATGCCGCTGGTTTGTCCCTGTGTGCTCTGCAGCACCTTCATCAGCTCGAATTGGAGCGTCGTGAGATGGGGTGCATTGCCGTTATAGAGATACGTATCGAACCATGAGTTCCACTGACCGACTGCCAGGAACAAGGCGATGGTAGCCAGTACGGGCTTACAGAGCGGGAGAATGATTTTGTAATAGATCGTGAAATCATTAGCTCCGTCAAGCTTGGCTGATTCCTGAAGCGAATATGGCAAGCTGTCGATGAAAGACCGGATAACGAATACGTTAAATGCGCTCACCATCCCCGGAATGATGTAAACAAGAAACGAATTCATCATGTTCAAGTCGCGGATCAGAATGAAGACCGGAATCATCCCGCCGGAGAAGTACATGGTCATGGCCAGGAATACAGACATGAACTTTCTTCCCTGAAAATCTACCCTGCTGAGGACATAACCCAGCATCGTTCCGCTGACCAAGCCCAGGAATGTTCCTGCCAGCGTACGGAGAATCGTAATTTTGGCGCCGGTGATCAAACCGTCGTATTTAAAGATCTGAACGTAGTTCTCCAGCGTAAACTCGCGCGGCCAGAGATAGATCCCCCCACGCACCGTATCCACGGAATCGTTCAGCGATATCGCAAGAACATTCAGGAACGGATACAGAGTGACAATCATAACCAGTGCCATAAATATAAAGTTACCCATATCAAACACGCGGTCGGAGAGCGTGGGCTTGAATGCTGTTTTGGTTCGTGCCATGCTGCTTCCCTCCCCTACATAATGGATTGCTTCGTGAATTTTTTGAATACGCCGTTAGCGAGCAGCAATAAGAGGATACTTACAATGGAGTTGAACATCCCAATTGCCGTACCGAAGGAGAAACGTCCCATGCCAAGGCCATAATTCAGCGCATACAGATCCAGCACTTCGGAATAATCCACCACCAGCGGGTTACCCAGCAAGAACTGCTTCTCGAAGCCGATGCTGATCAGATGTCCGATGGACATGATCATCAAAATTGCAATCGTAGGGGCGATGCTTGGCAGCGTAATATGCCATATTTGGCGAAGACGGCTTGCGCCGTCAACCTTGGCTGCTTCGAATTGCTCCTGATCAATTCCTGAAATCGCTGCCAAATAAATGATCGCGCTCCAGCCCATTTCCTTCCATATATCAGAGCCTGTTACGATATACCAAAACAGGTTCCCCTGAGCCATAAACTGTATCGGTTCATCAATGAACCCCAGCCACATCAGCAGCTGATTGACAGCGCCTCCATCTGTGGACAGCATTTTGGTCACGATACCTGCTACCACGACCCAGGACACAAAATGCGGCAGATAAGATATCGTCTGTACGGTCCTCTTGAATACGCTTCCACGAAGCTCATTCAACAAGACTGCGAATAGGATCGGAATCGTAAATCCAACGATCAATCCCATAAAACTCATGGCGAGTGTATTTCGCAACACCAGATAAAACTTATCATCCGAGAAGAGTGTCACGAAATGGTCCAGGCCCACCCATTTTTGCTCGAAGATCCCTTTGCCCGGCTTGTAATTCTGGAATGCCATCAACCAGCCCCAGACCGGCATGTAGCTGAAGATGAACACAATGACGATAAATGGAAGCGACATTCCATACAGTACTTTCTGCTCTTTGAAAGTGGCCCAAAAGCCTTTCTTTTTCTTTGCGGCAGGTTGGATGCTACCTTCTGTCTTTGTTACCGCTTTCAAACCAACCCCTCCTCTCTTGTATATCCTGATGATAAACCAAGCTGCGGCGGGGAAGTACCCGAAGGATTGGTTTAAAAATCATATAAAAATTAGACATTAACTGAGGAGAAAATGCAGAAGAGCTTTATGCCGCTCCGTGTCCGGATCGTATCTCCGATCGCTGTTAAACCCGGGAAACTTCGGATGATACGGTGAGGTGGTTTCCCGGCTTTAAAGACGAGCGCTGTCGCTTCTCCGATACGATTCCGGCCCCTCCGCTCTATGCTTCGCAGCATTTTGGCTCCCCCAGTCATGTCTTGGGGAGGTAGGAGGAAATAAAAAAAGACGCGTACCTTAGTCGCGTCTTAAAGGGCAGCGATATGAAAGTACTTATGTTTAGTCTGGTTGTAGGGTAAGTGAACGCTATCCGATATTTGGCTTACCTATGTTCGATCTCCCGTCAAACCCATGCTCAGCAGCTTGATGTCAGCACGCTACACTGCGCTTCCGCATCGCCTTCCCGTTTGGCAGTTGGTTCCATGGCGAAGAGGCAGACGATGAGGAACTTGACCCTGTTTACAGGTCCAGCTCCTTGCGGAAATTAGACGGAGAGGTACCGACGTATTTTTTAAACTTGCTATGAAAATAATCTACGTTCGTATACCCGACCTTCTCCGCAACCTGATATACCTTCATGCCCTGTTTCAGATAATCCTTGGCCTTGTTGATCCGGACCTTATCGAGGTACGTATTGAAGTATTCTCCAGTTGTATTCTTGAACATCTTCCCGAGGTAGGCGCTGTTGTAATTAAATACGGAGGCCAGTGTTTCCAGTTTAAGATTCTCATTGTAATTGCGCTGAATCAGGTCCATGATCCGCTTCATCTCCTGATCTCGTCCGCCATCCCCCGCCTGCCAGATCAGCTCCTCCAGGAATTGGGACGAATGGCGGTACAAATCATAGGCCGTGCGCTGGCGAAATATCGCGGCAATCCGATCCGAATATTCCTTCGTGCGGGACCGCAGCTCTGGCTGATGCTGCATCAGCTTATTGTGCACGCCGGTGAGGAGCTCCACGAACGCCCCCTTCATCCTTTCCTCCGTATACTCCACATTGACCATGGCATATGCAGCAACATGCAGCAGCTTCCGCTGCACCTCGACATTGCCTACATCTACAGCGTAATAGAGCTGCTCCATCAGCTGCTCCGGATCATAAGGTTGCCGCTCTTCATCCGTAATGTCGCCAGCAAACCGCTTGGATTCAGGGAATAACAACTCGCCGGAAGGATAGAAGAAACGTTCGCGAATCCGTTCCTTAGCACAGCGGTACGACTCCGCTACATCCTCCAGACGATGAACCTGGCGCCCCAATGAAGCCGTAATTGACCTACCTGCCAGTGCGGCAGCAGCCTCCAACGTTTGAAGCAATTCCTTCCGCCCTCCTGCGGTCAATACTGGCGTGGGCATTAGAACGCCAAGTTGCCCATGCATGGAAAAGACCGTGCCGCGGCCGTTCTCTTCAAAAGCTTCAAGCAGCTGGTTTTTCAATCGGTCGTTGGCTCCCTCACCAGATTCATCGTAGCCGTTATGATGAATAATCAGCACTTGGTAATGGTTCCATAACAGTCCTGACCGCTCGGCGATATGCCGTAAAGCCGCATGATCGGGCTTACTCTCCGGATTGAACCATGTCTGAATGAACTGCTCGCGGTTCATATCGGAGGCTGCCCTATTCAGTGCCTTCCTCTCCTGTTCCTGCTCGATGGCTTCTTTAATCTGAAGCAAATACTTGCTCAGCTCGTCCTCATCCACCGGTTTCAATAGGTATCCGTCCACGCGATGGGAAATCGCCCGTTTGGCATAATCAAAATCAGCATATCCGCTTAGGATGAGCAGGTGAATCTCGGAATCCAGGGTTCGGATGGCTTCGATCAGCTGCAATCCGTCCATTCCCGGCATTCGGATATCAATCAGCATCAAGTCCGGGTCAAACATCCCGTGCTTCTCCAGCGCTTCGCTCCCGTTCGCTGCGGTACCAACAACCTGATACCCAAGCTCGTTCCATGGCACAATGCTCTTCAATCCTTCGCGCAGCTTGGGTTCGTCATCCACGATTAACACTTTCATCATCGCTCTCTCCTCCTGTCGGAATACTGAATTTAATGCGCGTTCCAATCCCCGGTTCGCTATAAATGATCAGACCCGCTTCAGGGCCGTAGGTAAGCTGCAGACGGACATGAACATTCCGGAGCCCGATCCGTCCTCCGTCCTTCTCATCGGTATCGTTCAAATAACCATAGATCATCTGCAATCGCTCCAAGGTTATGCCCGCTCCATTATCCTCGGTTATGACATGCAGTTTCCCTTCGCTGGCCGTGACCCTCACCCTGATGAAAGTTCCTTCTTCCTTGTGATCCATCCCATGTATGACCGCATTCTCCACAAGCGGTTGTATGATCAGCGGCGGGATTCTAACCCGATTGGCTTCGGGATCTACCAGAAGTTCATATTTCAGACGATCCTCATAGCGGAATTTTTGAATATCCAGATAACACTGCACCATCTCGATCTCGTCTTTTATCGTTGTTTTTCCGCTGCCTATCTCGAGATTGCTTCGCATCATTTTACCGAGCAGACGCACAATCCGGGCGATTTCGTCCTCACCCTTGAGATGGGCCTCCATGCGAATAGACTCTAAGGCATTAAACAAAAAATGCGGATTGATCTGACTGGCCATCATTTTGAATTTAATTTCGTTCTGCTTCTGTTCCATTAACCGTTTCTGTTCATTGGACTCCTGCACTTCGTTCATCAGGTCGTTAATGTTACCGACCATGGAGTTGAATTGGCGGGATAACTGGCCGATCTCATCCTTGCCGTCAATTTCCATCGCAACGCCGAGGTTGCCGGTACCTACCTTCGTAATATGCTTGCTGAGTCGCAGCAGCCGATTAGAGATCAGTGAGGAGAAACTGTAGATCAAAAGAACAGCCAGCAGTAGACTAATGATGATGACCGTCATCGCCAGCTTGCTGATCCGGTTGGCGTCCGCCACGATGCTATCAATCGAAAATATGGAAATAATGCGCAGACCATTAACCCCGGATTCCGTATTCAACGGTTCAATCAGCACCTTGGAGGCTTCATCATGGATGACCGATTCATAGCTTCCGCTCGCATGGTATACAACCCCGCTGGTATCTTGAATCTCGGCTAGCGTCTTCCCGTACAGCTCCGGGCGGTTAGCGGCGACAATATTGTTATTGCTGTCCACAATAATGGTGTCAAACGTTTCTTGGCTGAGGATCGTGTTCAGCATACCCGTATTGACATTGATAACCAGTACACCACGATTGTCCTTGCTTCCAAGATCAACCCCCTTGATTAAGCTGAGGTAAACCTTCTGATCTCGTTCATCCGTAATATAGTCCCAGTAGATGACGCCAATATCATCCTCGGCTCGCTGATACCATTCCGTTCTCTTGATTTCATCCTCGGGATAAAGGAACTCCCAATTGTTCAGCATGGTGGGGTTCTCACTGTAGAAACGGATATTCGATATTTCCTTGTACATCCGAATCGCCTGCTGTAAATCGGGATACTCCCTGTAAGCCACAAATACGTCGTATACGCTTTCATATTGCTGGCTAGCAAGATTTCTCAGACGCTCGTCGTAGGATAGCCGATAGGATAAATCGTCTGCCACGTTGATGACTTCGGTGGACCGTTTCTTGACCCGGTCCACGTTCTGGTAAGCCTGCTCCAACGCATTGTTGAAAGCAAACTTGCGGAGCTCGCCCGTAAGGAATATCCCCACGATGGCAACCGGCACAAAGACCACGACAACAAAAGACAATATCAATTTGTTGCGGATTTTCATGTCATTCACAAGTTGAATGAAATAAGATAACATCGGACCGTCTTCGCTCCTGTCCTTTAATCTTCGGCAAGCCTCTAAAAGAAAACGGTTACAACTATTCGTGAAAAAATCTGCCGCAGGCCTATTATATCAGCATTGCCGTTTGTTCAAGTCCATTCAAAATATGGAAGAAGCCCGACTCCAGCATAAGGCTGGTCCGGGCTCATCTTCGCTATGCTTTTTTCCCTTTTATCAAACAGGCGTTCACCGAGCTTACCCTTCCAGAGCTGCCGTGAAGGTCACCGCTTGTTGTCCAGCTTCTACTTGAATGCTCCCTTCTTGCAGGCTCACTCCCGAGCCCTCCACAGATGAAACGGCTCCCATGTCATGCAGCTTCACGGAGAATGGCTTGCCGCTGCCTTCCATCGTAAAATCAATCCGGCTGCCTGCACGTACCGCCCGCACATCAAGCTCGGTCTCCCCATTCATGTTGCGAACGGTAACCGAAGCCTCGCTGCCGTCTTCCAATGCATACAAGCCAAGTTCAACTCTGTCTGCATAGTCATATTCCGGACGGTTATCGGTTGCTCCCAAGGCGAGGAACGAGTTGCTGCGTACAAACAACGGCAGCCCGAGGAAACCGTACGTTTCCTTGCGCCAAGCTCCGCCATCCACCGTTTCTCCGGTTAACAGATGCGTCCAGCGGCCCTTCGGCAGATAGTACTTCACATCGCCGTTCTCGCTGAATACCGGTGCCACAAGCAGGGAATCTCCCAGCATATATTGACGATCCAGCATTTCAACGGCCGGGTCTTCCGGGAATTCCATGAACATGGCGCGCATGCTTGGCACCCCTTGCTCCGATGCCTGTACGGCGGTATGGAACAGATAAGGCATCAGACGGCTCTTCAGCTTCGTGAAGAAGCGCGTAACATCCACTGCCTCCTCGTCATAAGACCACGGCACCCGGTAAGAGCTGCTGCCGTGCAGACGGCTGTGACTGGACAGCAAGCCAAATGCCAGCCAGCGTTTGAATACATGCGCCGGAGCCGTATTTTCGAAGCCGCCAATGTCATGGCTCCAGAAGCCGAAACCTCCGAGACCAAGGGACAAGCCGCCGCGCAGACTCTCCGCCATCGATTCGTAATCCGCATAGCAATCGCCGCCCCAGTGAACAGGAAACTGCTGTCCGCCTACGGTTGCAGAGCGTGCAAATACGGCTGCCTGATTCTTGCCGAACTTCTCCACCAGCACATCAAAGACCACTTTGTTATAGAGCTGTGTATAATAATTGTGCATTTTGTGCGGATCGGAACCGTCAAAATAAACAACGTCCGTCGGAATGCGTTCGCCGAAATCCGTCTTGAAGCTGTCGACACCCATATCTGCCAGCTCGCGCAGGTACCCTGAATACCATTCGCATGCGTCTGGATTCGTGAAGTCCACCAGCGCCATACCCGGCTGCCACAGATTCCACTGCCACACATCGCCATTCTCTTTCTTCACGAGATAGCCCTTCTCACGGCCTTCCTCAAAGAGACGCGAGCGCTGCGCGATATACGGATTGATCCATACGCAAATTTTCAAGCCTTTTTCTTTCAAACGCTTCAGCATGCCTTCAGGATCCGGGAAAACCTCTTCATCCCATTGAAAGTCCGTCCAGTTGAGCCCCTTCATCCAGAAGCAGTCAAAGTGGAACACTTCCAGCGGGATATCGCGCTCCAGCATACCGTCAACAAAGGAGTTTACGGTTGCTTCGTCATATTGGGTCGTAAAAGAGGTTGAAAGCCACAATCCGAAGGTCCAAGCCGGCGGCAGTGCCGGTTTTCCTGTCAGGTTCGTGTATTTATCTAGCACACCTTTCGGATCAGGCCCGTCAATAACAAAGTACTCCAGTGACTCGCCTGGCACGCTGAACTGCACCTTCTTCACTTTCTCCGATGCCACTTCAAATGATACGAGGTCCGGTTGGTTGACAAACACGCCATAGCCCTTATTCGTCAGATAAAACGGAATATTTTTATAGGCTTGCTCGGA
Above is a window of Paenibacillus sp. FSL K6-1330 DNA encoding:
- a CDS encoding response regulator transcription factor; protein product: MMKVLIVDDEPKLREGLKSIVPWNELGYQVVGTAANGSEALEKHGMFDPDLMLIDIRMPGMDGLQLIEAIRTLDSEIHLLILSGYADFDYAKRAISHRVDGYLLKPVDEDELSKYLLQIKEAIEQEQERKALNRAASDMNREQFIQTWFNPESKPDHAALRHIAERSGLLWNHYQVLIIHHNGYDESGEGANDRLKNQLLEAFEENGRGTVFSMHGQLGVLMPTPVLTAGGRKELLQTLEAAAALAGRSITASLGRQVHRLEDVAESYRCAKERIRERFFYPSGELLFPESKRFAGDITDEERQPYDPEQLMEQLYYAVDVGNVEVQRKLLHVAAYAMVNVEYTEERMKGAFVELLTGVHNKLMQHQPELRSRTKEYSDRIAAIFRQRTAYDLYRHSSQFLEELIWQAGDGGRDQEMKRIMDLIQRNYNENLKLETLASVFNYNSAYLGKMFKNTTGEYFNTYLDKVRINKAKDYLKQGMKVYQVAEKVGYTNVDYFHSKFKKYVGTSPSNFRKELDL
- a CDS encoding carbohydrate ABC transporter permease; amino-acid sequence: MARTKTAFKPTLSDRVFDMGNFIFMALVMIVTLYPFLNVLAISLNDSVDTVRGGIYLWPREFTLENYVQIFKYDGLITGAKITILRTLAGTFLGLVSGTMLGYVLSRVDFQGRKFMSVFLAMTMYFSGGMIPVFILIRDLNMMNSFLVYIIPGMVSAFNVFVIRSFIDSLPYSLQESAKLDGANDFTIYYKIILPLCKPVLATIALFLAVGQWNSWFDTYLYNGNAPHLTTLQFELMKVLQSTQGQTSGMMSGQNMAEIVKQVSPESIKMAITIVVTVPILLVYPFLQRYFVKGMTLGAVKS
- a CDS encoding sensor histidine kinase; translated protein: MLSYFIQLVNDMKIRNKLILSFVVVVFVPVAIVGIFLTGELRKFAFNNALEQAYQNVDRVKKRSTEVINVADDLSYRLSYDERLRNLASQQYESVYDVFVAYREYPDLQQAIRMYKEISNIRFYSENPTMLNNWEFLYPEDEIKRTEWYQRAEDDIGVIYWDYITDERDQKVYLSLIKGVDLGSKDNRGVLVINVNTGMLNTILSQETFDTIIVDSNNNIVAANRPELYGKTLAEIQDTSGVVYHASGSYESVIHDEASKVLIEPLNTESGVNGLRIISIFSIDSIVADANRISKLAMTVIIISLLLAVLLIYSFSSLISNRLLRLSKHITKVGTGNLGVAMEIDGKDEIGQLSRQFNSMVGNINDLMNEVQESNEQKRLMEQKQNEIKFKMMASQINPHFLFNALESIRMEAHLKGEDEIARIVRLLGKMMRSNLEIGSGKTTIKDEIEMVQCYLDIQKFRYEDRLKYELLVDPEANRVRIPPLIIQPLVENAVIHGMDHKEEGTFIRVRVTASEGKLHVITEDNGAGITLERLQMIYGYLNDTDEKDGGRIGLRNVHVRLQLTYGPEAGLIIYSEPGIGTRIKFSIPTGGESDDESVNRG
- a CDS encoding ABC transporter substrate-binding protein — encoded protein: MNHKKRLSLLLAIMMMATFVLAACGNGDSNNSANGGEEGNGGNDTQQEEKLGPMTMTYYSADSNANWANMQDAVGKKLTEKTGITIQAEYAVDGSNQKLPLMVASGEYPDLVFAKGDANLFVDSGAFIDLTDLIEEHAPNIKKVYGEYMSRLKWSNDDEAIYVLPTLAAVDHQALDAGGTFQIQHEVLKELGYPELKTVRDYEKALKDYAEKHPTIDGQPTIPLTLNADGWRIMISVTNPAFIATGASDDGEYYIDQGTVEAKLHYKRPEEKEYFRWLNHMNDAGLLDKETFVQKTDQYEAKISSGRVLGVIDQEWGFGNATNALRSSGKENRTYARFPIQLDESTKDATFQDAGYVAGWGVGITTSAKDPVRIIKFLDYLASEEGQVLMNWGIEGEHYNVVDGKRVIPEDVQERKTYDNANFTKETGIGLYNAMFPRYGDGVKDSTDNYYTTNFPETIIENYTPSAKETLKAYGAEMWKDLWPKQEEFGVKPWGVAYNIPVPSDSNINITYKKVEEITRKRIPEIILADPAKFDALYEQFIKELNDAGAEKMEQEYTQLVRDRVELWND
- a CDS encoding ABC transporter permease subunit, whose protein sequence is MKAVTKTEGSIQPAAKKKKGFWATFKEQKVLYGMSLPFIVIVFIFSYMPVWGWLMAFQNYKPGKGIFEQKWVGLDHFVTLFSDDKFYLVLRNTLAMSFMGLIVGFTIPILFAVLLNELRGSVFKRTVQTISYLPHFVSWVVVAGIVTKMLSTDGGAVNQLLMWLGFIDEPIQFMAQGNLFWYIVTGSDIWKEMGWSAIIYLAAISGIDQEQFEAAKVDGASRLRQIWHITLPSIAPTIAILMIMSIGHLISIGFEKQFLLGNPLVVDYSEVLDLYALNYGLGMGRFSFGTAIGMFNSIVSILLLLLANGVFKKFTKQSIM
- the yicI gene encoding alpha-xylosidase — protein: MKFTDGNWLIREGYSVSGAVQAYDFAVKGDTLTAYASTAPIPGRGATINAQLITVQFQSPAPGVIGVKLVHYAGVRDRGPAFELYKQEGDHTVIEENDQEAVLRSGNLSVVIKKGPEWSVHFYRGEERITGSRAKSMAHIVEDGGQTYMREELDLGVGEWVYGLGERFTSFVKNGQVVDIWNQDGGTSSEQAYKNIPFYLTNKGYGVFVNQPDLVSFEVASEKVKKVQFSVPGESLEYFVIDGPDPKGVLDKYTNLTGKPALPPAWTFGLWLSTSFTTQYDEATVNSFVDGMLERDIPLEVFHFDCFWMKGLNWTDFQWDEEVFPDPEGMLKRLKEKGLKICVWINPYIAQRSRLFEEGREKGYLVKKENGDVWQWNLWQPGMALVDFTNPDACEWYSGYLRELADMGVDSFKTDFGERIPTDVVYFDGSDPHKMHNYYTQLYNKVVFDVLVEKFGKNQAAVFARSATVGGQQFPVHWGGDCYADYESMAESLRGGLSLGLGGFGFWSHDIGGFENTAPAHVFKRWLAFGLLSSHSRLHGSSSYRVPWSYDEEAVDVTRFFTKLKSRLMPYLFHTAVQASEQGVPSMRAMFMEFPEDPAVEMLDRQYMLGDSLLVAPVFSENGDVKYYLPKGRWTHLLTGETVDGGAWRKETYGFLGLPLFVRSNSFLALGATDNRPEYDYADRVELGLYALEDGSEASVTVRNMNGETELDVRAVRAGSRIDFTMEGSGKPFSVKLHDMGAVSSVEGSGVSLQEGSIQVEAGQQAVTFTAALEG